The DNA window TTTTTAAGAAAAATAGTGATTAATCTTGAATGAGAATACTTTAGTTGAAAATACACAACAATCTTTAACTAATCGTGAATTTAAGGCCGTTATTTCAGCCTTGGAACAGGCGATCGATCCGGAAATGGGTATCAGTGTCGAAGATCTAGGCCTGATCTATAGCCTGCAAGCGACTACACAAGATGATGACCGTCAGCTTCGCATTATCATGGCTTTGACCATACTCGGCTGCCCGCTATCTGCAGAATTGCAGACGATCGTTGAACAAGCCGTTTTAGCCAATAGCTCTTTTAAAAAAGTTTTCGTGCAGATCGATCCGAGAATCGATTGGGATCCAAAGCGAATGTCTCGTGTAGCAAAAATGACTTTAGGCATTCTTTAAATTCTTAGGATCGAATAAAAAAACAGTTTTCTAAAGTTGTTTGGAAAACTGCTTTTTTTGCTAACTGAATTCAGGCTTTTAGATCTACACGGTAGATCGGCATGCTCATACAACGCGGCCCGCCTCGGCCACGAGATAATTCGCTTGATGGTATTTCCCAGACCTTCACACCATGTTTTCGCAAAACTTGATTAGAAACATAATTTCTGTCATAAGTTACGACGACACCCGGGGCGATCGCTAAAGTATTGGAGCCGTCGTTCCATTGCTCACGAGCTGCAGCCACCGGATCACCATCAGCCGTCAGAATCAGATCAAGCTCGCTAAGCCCCAATTCCCTTTTCAAGACAGCAGCAAGATCATCAAAATGTTCAACTTTGATACTATTTCCTCGATCCTGATGCAAAACAAAAATCGG is part of the Oenococcus sicerae genome and encodes:
- a CDS encoding metal-sulfur cluster assembly factor, with amino-acid sequence MNENTLVENTQQSLTNREFKAVISALEQAIDPEMGISVEDLGLIYSLQATTQDDDRQLRIIMALTILGCPLSAELQTIVEQAVLANSSFKKVFVQIDPRIDWDPKRMSRVAKMTLGIL